Proteins encoded together in one Triticum dicoccoides isolate Atlit2015 ecotype Zavitan chromosome 7B, WEW_v2.0, whole genome shotgun sequence window:
- the LOC119336318 gene encoding uncharacterized protein LOC119336318: MLILLLAVLLAFPGPIKGKHDLDAGGGGVVAPPPDPESSHLAPSPQTSPKSNPTPLTVTGHLPHPRPLSTLPPPPGCVEVKVNKGPCFDVLCAAACLMESYKGGQCHGSFPFGPCYCLKCQVAKTSPSLH; this comes from the exons ATGTTGATTCTTCTTCTCGCGGTTTTGCTCGCCTTTCCAG GCCCAATCAAAGGAAAACATGATTTGGatgcaggtggtggtggtgtcgtGGCGCCTCCACCTGATCCCGAGAGCAGTCATCTGGCCCCTTCTCCTCAAACTTCTCCAAAGAGTAATCCAACTCCACTTACAGTGACTGGTCATTTGCCTCATCCTCGGCCTCTATCGACCCTGCCGCCTCCACCAGGCTGTGTAGAAGTGAAGGTAAACAAAGGGCCGTGCTTTGACGTTCTTTGTGCAGCAGCATGTCTCATGGAATCATATAAGGGCGGCCAGTGTCATGGAAGTTTTCCTTTCGGTCCTTGCTATTGTCTCAAGTGTCAAGTAGCAAAGACTAGTCCGTCATTACATTGA